The DNA sequence GCCATCTCTCCGAGTCATCGAACCGCGTCTCGCGTCGCTGGCGAAGAAATCATCGGAAGCGATCGCTCTGGGTGGCCCAGGGAACATTCGAGGCGATCACGAACCACAACAACCCGGAGAACGAGTCGACCCGACCCCCGGTAAACAGCCCAATGATCAGCAGCCGCTCTCGCATGGTCAACACTTCTGCCGCCGGGACCCACAGAAACCCCAACCGGTAGCGGGCAGCGAGAACGTCACCGGCAAGCAGGTCGAGACCCAACAGGCGGGGCCGGACCTCCACCGAATCGGTCGAGAACCGAATGACCCCGCCGTTTCGGTCGATCTCGATGGGCTGGTGGTCAGATCGAAAGAACCATCGAAGCGGGACCCGCCCGTTCGAGCTGAGGTGGGCCCGCTCTCGACTCGAGATGCCGAGCGACGAGACCACCAGTTGCTCCCCGCCGCACCTCAGCACGCACTGGCCCATCTCGGGACATCTGACCGTCACGTTCGGATCGTTCGGAATGACCACGGCGGCTACCCGGCGTCCGCATCGGAACGACTTGAACAGCCCGCTGTCCGATACGAACCTCACGGCGCCCGGTCGATGGTCACCGATCCACCGGCGTGGCCCGCGCAGTTGTCGGCTCTCGGCGACATCACTCGACTGCACCCGGACTCACCCTTTCGGACCATCTGTGCCGACCAAGACCCATCCAACGATGTGACATCGGGAGCTTTGATCGCTTCGATTCCTTCAGACCCTGCCGCCCCATGACCATCGTCGATGATCATCGGACCGAGGTCGTGGCACACCATCGGCCCAAATCAAAGCCGGATGAGGAAGCTACCGAGCATGCACGCGACCGTCCCCTACCACTCGCCGCACACCATTCAACGAACGTCCCTGACCGCCGGCCGTGGGGCGCATCGAGACGGACAGACATGCAGTGGTTGCGGGCGCCGGCGGATCAGCGACCTGATCGAGATGGAACCCAGACGACCGCTACTGTGACGCAATGGCAGCCCAGCGGATTGCGGCATCGTTCACACCCGGAGCCCCAGGACCCCAATTCGTTGTTGCCGGCGCGGACCTGAGTGACGATCTTGCCCCTGGCATGCAGGTCGAACTGGTCGAGGAGACCAGTGGGCTTGCCTACCTTGCGGTGGTGTTGCGGGTGCTTGGCGATCACCGTTTCGAGGCGTTGGTCGACAGCGTGCGTGTCGAGCGAGCTGGTCGAGACCGAGCCATCATGTAAACAGCCCGAGTCCTATCGTCCGGTCCCTCACGTCGATGCACACATGCCTGAGGCATTCCGTTTCTCCTGGCGGGCCAGGCAGCGGCCAGTTCCCGCTGCGTCTGACTCGATGAGTGTGAACAAATCTCGAGAGCGACTCGGACCCTTCCTGACGCCCAAGCGTTCTGGCCACACCGGACGGTCCTCATCGAGGTTGGCTGGCGATGCGGCCTTGTCGTGGGGCTGCCGATTTCGTTGGGGTGGTGTGGTGCAGATCGGCGGCTGGCTGCCTTGATTGGTATCTGACCTGTTCCAGTCCCTGGGAGGCCGCGGTGTCACCGTGTTCGACGTTGCCAACATGATCGCTGATCGCCCCGACGGTGCTGGACTCGACACGTCGAGCGGGCAGCTGGGTTTCGAGGAGTTCTTCGCCGTCCATGAGCCGCTGCTCCGTCGGGCGCTTGCGGCCGGGTTCGGCCACGATCTGGGCCGCGAAGCAGCCGCCGAAGCGCTCATGTACGGCTGGCAATGGTGGGACCGGGTCGCAGAACTCGACAACCCCGCCGGCTATCTCTATCGAGTTGGTGAGCGGTGGGCCGTTCGCCAACGGCAACGATCAACGAAGCGTGCCACCGGTTGGGCGACGCAGCCATCGGCTACGGACAGGTTCGAGCCGGGCCTGGCCGGCGCGCTCGACTCGCTCACCGCCCGCCAGCGCCAGGCTGTCGTCCTCGTCACCGGATTCGGTCTCACCCACGCAGAGGCAGCGGACGTGCTCGGTATTGCCCGCACGTCGCTGCAGAACCATCACGAACGTGGTCTCACAAACCTTCGCCGCCGCCTGGGAGCAGACACATGACCCTCGAGCAACAACTCCGCGACTACTACAACAGCGACCCGATCACGCTCAACGAGCTCCGCCACCGCATGCATTCTGGTGCTGATCTCATCGACTTCGAACCTGTCGACACCGACAATATGACGCTCGATGACCTCGACACTCCAACCGCGCACGATGCCGGTTCACTGCCTGGCCGGAAGCCCGCCCTGGCGCGGAATCCCGGCTGGTTGTACGCCGCCGCCGTGATGTTGATCCTCGTTGGTGTTGTCGCCGTCGTTCAACGCAGCACGTCTCCAGAAACTGCTGCGGTCGGATCGGCAGACCCGGCGGCTGCGGGCAGATGGGTGCAGATCGACCAAGGTGACGCGTTCGACCCCGCCCCCTCGGTCACGCCGGACGTGCTGGTCCAACCAATCAAGCAGAACCGGATCTTCGTCACCGCCGTCAGGTCCACGGCTCTCGGCTACTTTGCGATCGGGGCCGAACAACGCGACCAAGCGAGCACCGGGGCGGTGTGGCGGTCCGCTGACGGTCAGACCTGGACCCGGGTCGCTGACCCGGACCATCTCTGGGGCGACGTCGAGAGCCGACCCGTCGGCTACACGCGGCCACTCGCTGCTGGACTGTGGACGATCGCCGAGCACGATGGAACCGTTGTCATCGGCGGCTATAGGTACCGAGATCCGGCGTCGACGTCGATCACCGCCGCCGCATGGTCGACCACCGATGGAATCAACTGGACGGCCGGGCGCATGCCCGGCGATTCGGCTGGCCGGTCAGTGAGATCGATTGTCGGGACCGAAGACGGGTTCTTGGCGATCTCAGGAGGAGCGGCCGCTCCCGTCGGCCCGCAGCTGTGGCGCTCGGTCGACGGTGTCACATGGCTACAGGTCCATTCCGAGGGGTTTCCTGATGATGCGGTGGTGAGCTCGATGACAACCACCGATACCGGCACAAGCGAACGCATCGTCGCTGTCGGCTCCGCCGGGAGCCTCAACCAGCGACCCGGACTCTGGTACTCCGACGACAACGGCAACACGTGGCGATCCGGCACCATCGACCATCGGCCGTCAGATCACCCGTTCGGCGAACTCACCGATGTCCAAACTGGTCCCAACGGGCTGATCGGCCTCGGTATCCGTCAGGACCAGAGCGCCACCACCGACCAACTCGACGGCTCGTATCAGCTTGTGGTGTGGGAAAGCAGCGACGGCATCGCATGGGACGAACGACCGATCGATGCAACCGAGAACCGCCCGTGGATGTGGCCGGGACTTGCCGTCGGCCCCGACGGTTTCGTCGTCGCCGCCTTCATCGAGGTCGACGACGGGTACGAGGGGGTCAGCTGGATCAGCGCAGACGGCGGGCCCGTGGAACGGCTTGAGCACCCGACCGGCCGCGCCGGAGGTGTGCCGGCAGCGACCAGCGACGGTTACGTGACCATCACGCCAGTCCTCGCCACCAACAAGCCAGGACCCGTTCCACCAGTCGCCGAACCGACAGAGGTATGGACCCTCTCCACCGTCCGCAACTAACCCGACCCAGCGACCAGAGCAACGACCACGACCACCAATCTCGGCCCAACGTCGACCAGTCCTGCGGTCGATCCC is a window from the Acidimicrobiales bacterium genome containing:
- a CDS encoding sigma factor-like helix-turn-helix DNA-binding protein produces the protein MIADRPDGAGLDTSSGQLGFEEFFAVHEPLLRRALAAGFGHDLGREAAAEALMYGWQWWDRVAELDNPAGYLYRVGERWAVRQRQRSTKRATGWATQPSATDRFEPGLAGALDSLTARQRQAVVLVTGFGLTHAEAADVLGIARTSLQNHHERGLTNLRRRLGADT
- a CDS encoding sialidase family protein, giving the protein MTLEQQLRDYYNSDPITLNELRHRMHSGADLIDFEPVDTDNMTLDDLDTPTAHDAGSLPGRKPALARNPGWLYAAAVMLILVGVVAVVQRSTSPETAAVGSADPAAAGRWVQIDQGDAFDPAPSVTPDVLVQPIKQNRIFVTAVRSTALGYFAIGAEQRDQASTGAVWRSADGQTWTRVADPDHLWGDVESRPVGYTRPLAAGLWTIAEHDGTVVIGGYRYRDPASTSITAAAWSTTDGINWTAGRMPGDSAGRSVRSIVGTEDGFLAISGGAAAPVGPQLWRSVDGVTWLQVHSEGFPDDAVVSSMTTTDTGTSERIVAVGSAGSLNQRPGLWYSDDNGNTWRSGTIDHRPSDHPFGELTDVQTGPNGLIGLGIRQDQSATTDQLDGSYQLVVWESSDGIAWDERPIDATENRPWMWPGLAVGPDGFVVAAFIEVDDGYEGVSWISADGGPVERLEHPTGRAGGVPAATSDGYVTITPVLATNKPGPVPPVAEPTEVWTLSTVRN